In Spirosoma pollinicola, the genomic window GATTTCGTCTGGCTCCACATAGAAATGCTTTGCCTTCGAATCGGCCACTTTAGTTTGACCCATAATGGCTTCGCGCGATTTCAATACTGTTTTCGGTGTAATGCCGTTGTCGTTGTTATACTCCAACTGAATGGCCCGACGCCGGTTTGTTTCGTCAATGGCTTTTTCCATCGAGCCGGTAATTCGGTCGGCATACATAATCACCTTGCCGTTCACGTTCCGGGCGGCACGGCCAATTGTTTGAATTAATGACCGGATGTCACGCAGGAACCCTTCTTTATCGGCATCCATAATGGCGACCAGCGAGACTTCAGGCAAATCAAGTCCTTCACGAAGCAGGTTGACGCCTACCAGTACATCGAAATTGCCCAACCGTAAATCGCGCAGGATTTCGACCCGATCAAGGGTTTTTACTTCGGAGTGAATGTAGCGGGTTTTAATACCCACCCGGTCAAGGTACTTGGTCAATTCCTCGGCCATGCGTTTGGTAAGCGTTGTAACCAGCACACGTTCGCCGTTTTTGATGCGTCCGTCGATGGATTCGAGTAAATCATCTATCTGGTTCAAACTCGGGCGCACTTCGATTTCAGGATCAAGCAAGCCCGTTGGCCGGATAAGTTGCTCCACAATAACGCCATCGCTTTTCCGAAGTTCGTAGTCTGATGGTGTAGCTGATACATAGATTGACTGGCCGCACATATCTTCAAACTCCTGAAACGTAAGCGGGCGGTTGTCCATAGCCGATGGAAGTCGGAAACCATAGTCGACGAGGGCGGTTTTGCGGGAGCGGTCACCGCCCCACATGGCCCGGATTTGCGGAATGGTAGCGTGACTCTCGTCAATCACCATAAGGTAATCGTCCGGAAAATAATCGAGCAGACAGAACGGCCGCTGACCCGGTTTGCGCTTGTCGAAATAGCGGGAGTAGTTCTCAATACCGGAGCAGTAGCCCAGTTCGCGCATCATTTCGAGGTCAAATTCTGTGCGTTCGCGAATGCGGGTCGCTTCCTGTTCCCGAAACTCCGATTCAAAATAGCGGACCTGTGACACCATATCGTCCTGAATCTGATACATGGCGTCGTTCAACGTGTCACGACCCGTTACGAACAGGTTGGCTGGGAAGATCGTCACCAGTGTTTCGTTCGATATTTTCTTGCCCGTTTCGGGGTCGATTCGCTGAATGGTTTCGATTTCGTCGCCGAAGAAAATAACCCGGTACGCAAAATCGGCATAAGCAACATACAGGTCTACAGTATCGCCTTTTACGCGAAAATTGCCCCGCTGAAATTCGCCCTCTGTTCGGCTATACAGAATGCTCACTAACTGATGCAGAAACTGGTTGCGGCTCATGTTCTGCCCCACACCAATATTGACCACATTTCGTTTGAA contains:
- the uvrB gene encoding excinuclease ABC subunit UvrB, with the protein product MDFKLTSEFQPTGDQPKAIEQLVKGINEGEPAQVLLGVTGSGKTFTVANLIAQTNRPTLVLSHNKTLAAQLYGEFKQFFPENAVEYFISYYDYYQPEAFIATTNTYIEKDLAINEEIDKLRLAATSALMSGRRDVIVIASVSCIYGMGNPEEFKRNVVNIGVGQNMSRNQFLHQLVSILYSRTEGEFQRGNFRVKGDTVDLYVAYADFAYRVIFFGDEIETIQRIDPETGKKISNETLVTIFPANLFVTGRDTLNDAMYQIQDDMVSQVRYFESEFREQEATRIRERTEFDLEMMRELGYCSGIENYSRYFDKRKPGQRPFCLLDYFPDDYLMVIDESHATIPQIRAMWGGDRSRKTALVDYGFRLPSAMDNRPLTFQEFEDMCGQSIYVSATPSDYELRKSDGVIVEQLIRPTGLLDPEIEVRPSLNQIDDLLESIDGRIKNGERVLVTTLTKRMAEELTKYLDRVGIKTRYIHSEVKTLDRVEILRDLRLGNFDVLVGVNLLREGLDLPEVSLVAIMDADKEGFLRDIRSLIQTIGRAARNVNGKVIMYADRITGSMEKAIDETNRRRAIQLEYNNDNGITPKTVLKSREAIMGQTKVADSKAKHFYVEPDEIRIAADPVMRYMGKGDLEKVIQETQSKMERAAKDLDFMEAARLRDELFQLRDKLKKETA